TGGAGAAGTCGCTGACGTCGCCGACCTTCAGCTCTTTGATCTCGTCCGCCAATCGCTCGCGCAGCTCGGGCCACAGGTTCGACGGTGCGTAGACGCGCGAGGCGGCGGAGCACTTCTGCCCCTGGTACTCGAAGGAGCCGCGGACGATCGCCGTCGCGACCGCCTCCACGTCTGCGGACGGATGCGCGACGATGAAATCCTTGCCGCCGGTCTCGCCGACGATCCGCGGGTAGTTTCGGTACTCGCCGACGTTGGAGCCGACCGTCTTCCACATCGAGTTGAAGACGGCGGTCGAACCGGTGAAGTGGATCCCTGCCAGCTCGGGGCTCGCCAGTGCGGCGTCGCCGATCTTCGCGCCCGATCCGTACACGAGGTTGATGACCCCTTCCGGCAGGCCGGCCTCCTGCAGCAGGCGCATGACGAAGTAGGCGGAGAAGGCAGCCGTCGAGGCCGGCTTCCAGACGACCGTGTTCCCCATCAGCGCCGGGGCCGCGGGGAGGTTGCCCGCAATCGCGGTGAAGTTGAAGGGCGTCACCGCGAAGACGAACCCCTCGAGCGGGCGGTACTCCAGCCGGTTCCAGGTACCGGGGGCGGATCTCGGCTGCTCCTTGTAGATGCGCGTCATGAACTCGACGTTGAAGCGCCAGAAGTCGGTCAGCTCGCAGGCGGCGTCGATCTCGGCCTGGTGCGCAGTCTTCGACTGGCCGAGCATCGTCGCGGCGTTCAGCGTCGAGCGCCAGGGGCCTGCGAGCAGCTCGGCGGCGCGCAGGAAGATCGCGGCACGGTCCTCCCACGGC
The genomic region above belongs to Gaiellales bacterium and contains:
- the pruA gene encoding L-glutamate gamma-semialdehyde dehydrogenase, with the translated sequence PWEDRAAIFLRAAELLAGPWRSTLNAATMLGQSKTAHQAEIDAACELTDFWRFNVEFMTRIYKEQPRSAPGTWNRLEYRPLEGFVFAVTPFNFTAIAGNLPAAPALMGNTVVWKPASTAAFSAYFVMRLLQEAGLPEGVINLVYGSGAKIGDAALASPELAGIHFTGSTAVFNSMWKTVGSNVGEYRNYPRIVGETGGKDFIVAHPSADVEAVATAIVRGSFEYQGQKCSAASRVYAPSNLWPELRERLADEIKELKVGDVSDFSNFMGAVIDSKALETQREAIEEAKSAAKAKVLVGGGIEDEEGFFVEPTVIETEDPNFRTMRDELFGPVVTAFVYPEKQWDDTLELVDRTAPYGLTGAVFARDRAAIEDANEKLEYAAGNFYVNDKPTGAVVGQQPFGGARASGTNDKAGSMWNLIRWASPRTIKETFVPATDYRYPFMGEE